In one Spirosoma rigui genomic region, the following are encoded:
- a CDS encoding alpha/beta hydrolase, which translates to MKSIICLLVLVLAGLACSPEPAITKEMLDGDTLFDPSLYNPANYLVSRAVPNPTAEQARQPVIIACHGYSATTFEWDELRAWANNRTDFQLSQVLLGGHGRSYDEFKKSTWQDWQLAIKDEYEQLLKAGYTNISLLSSSTSGALLLELVSSGYFANRLAPRNLLLVDPIIIPSAKSLSLIGVVGPMLGYIDTRQTAEEDKVYYHFRPQETLQQLQKLLTLVRRDLEGGVVLPPACTLKVYKSKKDPVADPVSAVLIYNGIKAADGEPVSVELIESDLHVYTRLKLRDQVSTRDQQNQAATFADLVRRVLR; encoded by the coding sequence ATGAAATCAATCATATGCCTGCTGGTTCTGGTCCTCGCTGGCCTGGCCTGCTCACCCGAACCTGCCATTACCAAAGAGATGCTGGACGGCGACACGCTGTTCGATCCGTCGCTCTATAACCCGGCCAACTACCTGGTCTCCAGAGCCGTACCGAACCCGACCGCCGAGCAGGCCCGCCAACCCGTTATTATCGCCTGCCACGGCTATTCAGCGACAACGTTCGAGTGGGACGAACTCCGGGCCTGGGCTAACAACCGGACCGATTTTCAACTGTCGCAGGTGCTGCTGGGTGGGCATGGACGTAGTTACGATGAGTTTAAAAAGTCGACCTGGCAGGATTGGCAACTAGCCATCAAAGACGAATACGAGCAACTGTTGAAGGCGGGTTACACCAATATCAGCCTGCTCAGTTCATCGACCAGTGGTGCTCTGCTACTGGAGCTGGTCAGTTCGGGTTACTTCGCCAACCGCCTGGCTCCGCGTAACCTGCTGCTGGTCGATCCGATCATCATTCCGTCCGCCAAATCGCTGTCGCTCATTGGCGTGGTTGGCCCTATGCTGGGGTATATTGATACCCGGCAAACGGCAGAAGAGGATAAGGTATATTACCACTTCCGGCCGCAGGAAACGTTACAGCAACTGCAAAAATTACTGACCCTTGTTCGCCGGGATCTGGAAGGCGGTGTGGTATTGCCACCAGCCTGCACGCTGAAAGTATACAAGTCGAAGAAAGATCCGGTAGCCGATCCGGTTAGTGCGGTTCTGATTTACAACGGGATTAAAGCAGCCGACGGTGAGCCTGTTAGCGTGGAACTGATCGAGTCGGATCTGCACGTTTATACCCGGCTCAAACTGCGGGACCAGGTGAGTACCAGGGATCAGCAAAATCAGGCGGCCACCTTTGCCGACCTCGTTCGCCGGGTTCTTCGCTGA
- a CDS encoding SusC/RagA family TonB-linked outer membrane protein — MASVGQVSPSFGRAPIVTDQTAADITVSGRVTDAATNEALAGCTVVVKGTQRGTTTDANGNFRLVVPNDNSVLVFGFIGFVSQEITVGNSSTINVALKAAASELSQVVVIGYGSTTKRDMTGSVKSVKSTDFNRGVINSPEQLLQGKVAGVNVTAVSGEPGARQSITVRGPGGVRTGSTPLFVLDGIPLDNSTTGGATNPLNFLNPQDIEAMDVLKDASATAIYGARGANGVILITTKKGKAGSNNLTLSTNLGISNVAHPLPLFGPDEYRQQVAAVGGIVDDQKASTNWQREISRQATTREYNVGFSGGAEKLTFYGSLGVQNQEGVLKNSKLNRYTGRFNASQKFMDDRLMLDVNLTASQTVNERPPIETIVGAALSANPTYPAYDANGVPVRYQAFTNPLVSLQLQKDLTTINRVVASVSPSYKITKDLVYKLNLGIDNATSTRDLQSLGSTVPQQDGRLESEYRTNRNVLIENYFTYTKGWDNHNLTALAGHSYQKFYIQNRTWSINKFPITPIEPINNPGLGQDLTLANNRPIGGAIENELQSFFSRVNYQYRNRYLLTATVRADGSSKFGANNKYGVFPSFSAGWRLSEESFMQSGPFSDLKLRAGWGQTGNQEIPSKITQALFTSTVSATTSYPLDNTTNYPAGTTYTRLANPDIQWELSTQTDLGLDFGLFNGALTGTVDLFRKVSNKILLEVIPADPIQPAATYWTNVPNMTITNEGLELDLNYRYVSQGGFRFDLGGNITFIKNVVNNSPYSVITSGSATGAGLTSATVNGYINGQPIGTFYLREYIGIDDKGVSKYSDLDGDGVGGTDKDRIAAGSALPTKQFNINTSVAYKGFDLTANFNGVSGNKVYDNTANAFFYKARLVKGLNGTPEAIGEANESINNSAPVSTRFLKDGAFFRLNNLTLGYSLDPKRIGLNRWISGIRLSATGQNLFVITKYNGYDPEVNTDRTVNGISSYGIDYLSYPRARSFVFGLNLTF, encoded by the coding sequence ATGGCATCAGTCGGGCAGGTAAGCCCGTCGTTTGGGCGCGCGCCGATAGTAACCGACCAGACAGCGGCCGATATAACCGTGAGCGGGCGGGTTACCGATGCTGCTACCAACGAGGCCCTCGCGGGCTGTACGGTGGTGGTAAAAGGTACCCAGCGCGGCACCACCACCGATGCCAATGGTAATTTCCGGCTGGTTGTTCCCAACGACAATAGTGTACTGGTGTTTGGCTTCATTGGGTTTGTCTCGCAGGAGATTACCGTTGGCAACAGCAGTACCATCAACGTGGCCCTCAAGGCAGCTGCGTCGGAGCTGAGCCAGGTTGTTGTCATTGGCTACGGCAGTACTACCAAACGCGACATGACCGGATCGGTAAAATCGGTGAAGAGCACTGATTTCAACCGGGGTGTTATCAACTCGCCCGAGCAACTGCTACAGGGTAAAGTGGCCGGTGTCAACGTCACCGCCGTGAGTGGTGAGCCGGGTGCGCGCCAGAGCATTACCGTGCGGGGTCCGGGTGGCGTTCGTACGGGCAGTACGCCCCTTTTTGTGCTGGATGGTATTCCGCTCGATAACTCCACCACCGGCGGAGCTACCAACCCGCTTAACTTTCTCAACCCGCAGGATATCGAAGCGATGGACGTGCTGAAAGATGCGTCGGCAACGGCTATCTACGGTGCGCGCGGTGCCAACGGCGTTATCCTGATCACGACCAAGAAAGGAAAGGCTGGCTCCAACAACCTGACGCTGTCGACGAACCTGGGTATCTCGAACGTAGCCCATCCGCTCCCCCTGTTCGGTCCCGATGAATACCGGCAGCAGGTAGCCGCCGTGGGGGGCATTGTCGACGACCAGAAGGCGTCTACCAATTGGCAGCGCGAAATTAGCCGGCAGGCCACAACGCGGGAATACAACGTAGGATTTAGTGGCGGAGCCGAGAAGCTCACGTTCTACGGGTCGCTGGGTGTGCAGAACCAGGAAGGGGTTCTGAAAAACAGCAAGCTCAACCGGTATACGGGCCGTTTCAACGCGTCGCAGAAGTTCATGGATGACCGGCTGATGCTCGACGTGAACCTGACAGCTTCGCAAACCGTCAACGAACGCCCGCCGATCGAAACCATCGTGGGAGCGGCCCTGTCGGCCAACCCGACGTATCCTGCTTACGATGCCAATGGGGTGCCGGTGCGGTACCAGGCGTTCACCAACCCGCTCGTATCGCTCCAGCTGCAGAAAGACCTGACCACCATCAACCGGGTTGTGGCGAGTGTGTCACCTTCGTATAAGATTACGAAAGACCTGGTCTACAAGCTCAATCTGGGAATCGATAATGCCACCTCAACCCGCGACCTGCAGTCGCTCGGCAGCACGGTGCCGCAGCAGGACGGACGGCTGGAAAGCGAGTACAGAACCAATCGCAACGTACTGATCGAGAACTATTTTACGTACACGAAGGGGTGGGATAACCACAACCTGACCGCGCTGGCGGGGCATTCATACCAGAAGTTCTACATTCAGAACCGGACCTGGAGCATCAATAAATTTCCCATCACACCCATTGAACCCATCAACAACCCGGGGCTGGGACAGGATTTGACGCTGGCCAACAACCGGCCCATTGGCGGAGCAATTGAAAACGAGCTGCAATCGTTTTTCTCGCGGGTTAACTACCAGTACCGGAACCGGTATCTGCTGACGGCGACGGTCCGGGCGGATGGTTCGAGCAAGTTCGGGGCCAACAACAAATACGGGGTGTTCCCCTCGTTCTCGGCGGGCTGGCGGCTTTCCGAAGAGTCGTTCATGCAGTCGGGCCCATTCTCGGACCTGAAACTGCGGGCGGGCTGGGGCCAGACCGGCAACCAGGAGATTCCGTCCAAGATCACGCAGGCGCTCTTCACCTCGACCGTCTCGGCCACAACCAGCTACCCGCTCGACAACACGACCAACTACCCGGCCGGTACTACCTATACCCGGCTTGCCAACCCGGACATCCAGTGGGAGCTGTCGACCCAAACCGATCTGGGTCTGGATTTTGGTCTGTTCAACGGCGCGCTGACGGGTACGGTCGATCTGTTCCGCAAGGTGTCGAACAAGATTCTGCTGGAGGTGATTCCCGCCGACCCTATTCAGCCAGCCGCTACGTACTGGACTAACGTACCGAACATGACCATCACCAACGAGGGTCTGGAACTGGATTTGAACTATCGCTACGTAAGTCAGGGTGGTTTTCGCTTCGATCTGGGCGGCAACATCACCTTCATCAAGAACGTAGTGAACAACTCACCCTATTCGGTGATCACGTCGGGTTCGGCAACGGGAGCGGGTCTGACATCGGCTACGGTCAATGGCTACATAAATGGCCAGCCCATCGGTACCTTCTACCTGCGGGAGTATATCGGGATTGATGACAAAGGAGTGAGCAAATACAGCGACCTCGACGGCGACGGTGTGGGCGGTACCGACAAAGACCGGATTGCGGCCGGCAGCGCCCTGCCAACGAAGCAGTTTAACATCAACACCAGCGTTGCTTACAAGGGCTTTGATCTGACCGCTAACTTCAACGGTGTATCGGGGAACAAAGTATATGACAACACGGCCAACGCCTTCTTCTACAAGGCCCGGCTGGTTAAAGGCCTGAACGGGACGCCAGAAGCCATTGGTGAGGCTAACGAGTCGATCAACAACTCGGCTCCCGTATCGACCCGCTTCCTGAAAGACGGCGCGTTCTTCCGCCTGAACAACCTTACGCTGGGCTACAGCCTGGACCCCAAACGGATTGGGCTGAACCGGTGGATTAGCGGTATCCGGCTATCAGCAACGGGGCAGAATCTGTTCGTGATCACCAAATACAATGGCTACGACCCGGAAGTAAACACCGACCGGACCGTTAACGGGATCTCCTCGTATGGTATTGATTACCTGAGCTACCCCCGTGCGCGCTCGTTCGTCTTTGGTCTGAACCTGACATTCTAA